In Bacillota bacterium, the DNA window GGGATGATGCGCATCGCTGCCGATTACAAACTTTACACCTTCACTTGCAGCGATTTCAATCAGTTCCACCGTCATGTTTTTATGGCTGGTATTAATCTCAAACGCTGTATTCCTGATGGCGCACGCTTTCGCCAACTCCCGGGTGTCAATGTTAAAACGATGGCCGGGATGGGTTACAATATCAATTTTATGCCGATAAACAGCATTGATGATTGCTTCCGTATTTAACAGGCGGCTTTTGCGCTTGATCCCCGGCGCCAGCCCCCTGAGTAAATGCAGCGCTGTGCGGTTGAGACCGTCCAGCAGCTGCTCCGGTTTAACCATAAAATGCAGTCCAATCTGGACAATATCCAGCTTATCAAGATACTCCGGCGTGATATCGATATCTCCATTAATACTGGTCACATTCGCTTCTATACCTAATTTCACGTTCACATGCGGATAAACCTGCACGGCAGCGTTT includes these proteins:
- a CDS encoding PHP domain-containing protein; protein product: MEIFADYHTHTIHSHGKGTVLENVKRAGEIGLEEIAISDHGPGHLMGIGINNLEVLDQIRGEINAAVQVYPHVNVKLGIEANVTSINGDIDITPEYLDKLDIVQIGLHFMVKPEQLLDGLNRTALHLLRGLAPGIKRKSRLLNTEAIINAVYRHKIDIVTHPGHRFNIDTRELAKACAIRNTAFEINTSHKNMTVELIEIAASEGVKFVIGSDAHHPSRIGDFEHGIALAKEAGLTPDLILNARPK